In Holophagales bacterium, one DNA window encodes the following:
- a CDS encoding efflux RND transporter permease subunit, with the protein MTLADISIRNHVFAWILMAALIGFGILCYTGAGGVFRGLGISQNPDVDYPIVNVGVSWEGASPEIMESDVVDPLEDACSTVEGVVQMSSTARQGSASITLEFEIGRNIDAALQDVQTKVSQAVHDLPREMDPPNISKTNPEDQPIIRLALSGDRPPLFLADYVRNVIRPQLQMIDGVGEIHVFGFRDRNVRVWYDAARLEAQGLTVLDVNRAIAREHQEVPAGRIESGEREMNVRAEGEAIDISSFRDLVVTYAQGAPVRLKDVAVVEDGLEDRRRLNRAMGETSIGFGITKLRGANAVQVGRDVKARMATLAAQLPEGMKLDVNWDTTVFVERSIHEILFTLLLAALLTGLVCWLFLGSWSTTVNILLAIPTSILGTFIVIYFLGFTLNTYTVLGLTLVVGIVVDDAIMVLENIYRHREQGEGKVKAASLGAREITFAAAATTLAIVAIFLPVAFMKGIIGKFFFQFGVTISVAVLISLLEALTLAPMRCSQFLEVEHRGRLGRTMDAIFQRLATGYSRALAPTLAHRGRVLAGSLLFFALSLGTIFFLRQEFTPSQDMSRFTLRFSTPVGTSLDATDRYFRQIESRMIARPEVTLFAGSVGGGSDVNSGQAYVNLLEPRERPVDRKSGRRPTQLEIMDDVRRELASIPGGRAMLQDISQTGFSPSRGGGFPVEFNIRGPNWEVLATSAREIAERMRNSGLVTDVDSDYRVGMPEVRVIPDRNRAADLGVSMATIGETVNAAIGGARVGKFKDQGRRFAIRARLLAPQRERPEDIARLLVRTGSGELVRLGDLIRIEQSPTLQAITRRDRERAITIFANVSRGVSQAKAVDGSLAVAREVLPDGYRAVVSGSTKAFRESFESLWFAFGLGLVMAYMVLASQFNSFSHPVTVLLALPFSVSGALLALWIGGQSLNVYSMLGLILLVGIAKKNSIMLVDFTNQMRRRGLDRQSALLEACPIRLRPILMTSIATIAGALPPALAIGPGAEVQRPMALALVGGMAVSTLLTLFVVPAGYSLLDEGIERLGAPRRARASDALGAAPKSVGALSDENS; encoded by the coding sequence ATGACGCTCGCCGACATCTCGATCCGCAATCACGTCTTCGCCTGGATCCTGATGGCCGCGCTCATCGGCTTCGGCATTCTCTGCTACACCGGCGCCGGCGGCGTCTTCCGCGGCCTCGGCATCAGCCAGAACCCGGACGTCGACTACCCGATCGTCAACGTCGGCGTGTCGTGGGAGGGCGCCTCGCCCGAGATCATGGAGAGCGACGTCGTCGACCCGCTCGAGGACGCCTGCTCGACCGTCGAGGGCGTCGTCCAGATGTCGTCGACCGCCCGCCAGGGCTCGGCGAGCATCACCCTCGAGTTCGAGATCGGCCGCAACATCGACGCGGCGCTCCAGGACGTGCAGACCAAGGTCTCGCAGGCGGTCCACGACCTGCCGCGCGAGATGGACCCGCCGAACATCTCGAAGACGAACCCCGAGGACCAGCCGATCATCCGGCTCGCCCTTTCCGGCGACCGGCCGCCGCTCTTCCTCGCCGACTACGTGCGCAACGTCATCCGGCCGCAGCTGCAGATGATCGACGGCGTCGGCGAGATCCACGTCTTCGGCTTCCGCGACCGCAACGTGCGCGTCTGGTACGACGCCGCGCGACTCGAGGCGCAGGGCCTGACGGTGCTCGACGTCAATCGGGCGATCGCCCGGGAGCATCAAGAGGTCCCGGCGGGCCGCATCGAGAGCGGCGAGCGCGAGATGAACGTGCGCGCCGAAGGCGAGGCGATCGACATCTCCTCGTTCCGCGACCTGGTCGTCACCTACGCTCAGGGCGCCCCGGTCCGCCTCAAGGACGTCGCCGTGGTCGAGGACGGCCTCGAGGACCGCCGCCGCCTCAACCGCGCCATGGGCGAGACCTCGATCGGCTTCGGCATCACCAAGCTGCGCGGCGCCAACGCCGTGCAGGTCGGCCGCGACGTCAAGGCGCGGATGGCGACCCTGGCGGCGCAGCTTCCCGAAGGGATGAAGCTCGACGTCAACTGGGACACCACCGTCTTCGTCGAGCGCTCGATCCACGAGATCCTCTTCACCCTGCTGCTCGCGGCGCTCCTGACCGGGCTCGTCTGCTGGCTCTTCCTCGGCTCCTGGTCGACGACGGTCAACATCCTGCTCGCCATTCCGACCTCGATCCTCGGCACCTTCATCGTCATCTACTTCCTCGGCTTCACGCTCAACACCTACACGGTGCTCGGCCTGACGCTGGTCGTCGGCATCGTCGTCGACGACGCGATCATGGTGCTGGAGAACATCTACCGGCACCGCGAGCAGGGCGAGGGCAAGGTGAAGGCCGCCTCGCTCGGGGCGCGCGAGATCACCTTCGCCGCGGCGGCGACGACGCTGGCGATCGTCGCCATCTTCCTGCCGGTGGCGTTCATGAAGGGGATCATCGGCAAGTTCTTCTTCCAGTTCGGCGTCACGATCTCGGTGGCCGTGCTCATCTCGCTGCTCGAGGCGCTGACGCTCGCCCCGATGCGCTGCTCGCAGTTCCTCGAGGTCGAGCACCGCGGGCGCCTCGGGCGGACGATGGACGCGATCTTCCAGCGCCTGGCGACCGGCTACTCGCGGGCGCTGGCGCCGACCCTCGCCCATCGCGGCCGGGTGCTCGCCGGTTCGCTGCTCTTCTTCGCGCTGTCGCTCGGCACGATCTTCTTCCTGCGCCAGGAGTTCACGCCGAGTCAGGACATGAGCCGCTTCACCCTGCGCTTCTCGACGCCGGTGGGCACCAGCCTCGACGCCACCGACCGCTACTTCCGCCAGATCGAGTCGCGCATGATCGCCCGCCCCGAGGTGACGCTCTTTGCCGGCAGCGTCGGCGGCGGCTCCGACGTCAACTCCGGCCAGGCCTACGTCAACCTGCTCGAGCCGCGCGAACGACCGGTCGATCGGAAGAGCGGACGTCGCCCGACGCAGCTCGAGATCATGGACGACGTGCGACGCGAGCTCGCCAGCATCCCGGGCGGGCGCGCCATGCTGCAGGACATCTCGCAGACCGGCTTCTCGCCGTCGCGCGGCGGCGGCTTCCCGGTCGAATTCAACATCCGCGGGCCGAACTGGGAGGTGCTCGCCACCTCCGCGCGGGAGATCGCCGAGCGGATGCGCAACTCGGGCCTGGTCACCGACGTCGACAGCGACTACCGCGTCGGCATGCCCGAAGTCCGGGTCATCCCCGACCGCAACCGCGCCGCCGACCTCGGGGTGAGCATGGCGACGATCGGCGAGACGGTGAACGCGGCGATCGGCGGGGCACGCGTCGGCAAGTTCAAGGACCAGGGGCGGCGCTTCGCCATCCGCGCCCGCCTGCTCGCGCCGCAGCGCGAACGGCCCGAGGACATCGCGCGACTCCTGGTGCGGACGGGCAGCGGCGAGCTGGTGCGGCTCGGCGACCTCATCCGCATCGAGCAGTCGCCGACCCTGCAGGCGATCACCCGTCGCGACCGGGAGCGCGCCATCACGATCTTCGCCAACGTCTCCCGCGGCGTCTCGCAGGCCAAGGCGGTCGACGGTTCGCTCGCCGTCGCGCGCGAGGTCCTGCCGGACGGCTACCGCGCCGTGGTCTCCGGCAGCACCAAGGCGTTCCGCGAGTCGTTCGAGTCGCTCTGGTTCGCCTTCGGCCTCGGCCTGGTGATGGCGTACATGGTGCTCGCCTCGCAGTTCAACTCGTTTTCCCATCCGGTCACCGTGCTACTCGCCCTGCCCTTCTCGGTGAGCGGCGCGCTGCTGGCCCTCTGGATCGGCGGCCAGAGCCTGAACGTCTACAGCATGCTCGGACTGATCCTGCTCGTCGGCATCGCCAAGAAGAACTCGATCATGCTGGTCGACTTCACCAATCAGATGCGGCGGCGCGGGCTCGACCGGCAGTCGGCGCTGCTCGAGGCCTGTCCGATCCGCCTGCGGCCGATCCTCATGACCTCGATCGCCACGATCGCCGGCGCGCTCCCTCCCGCCCTCGCCATTGGCCCCGGCGCCGAAGTCCAGCGCCCGATGGCCCTCGCCCTCGTCGGCGGCATGGCGGTCTCGACGCTGCTCACCCTCTTCGTCGTCCCCGCCGGCTACAGCCTGCTCGACGAGGGGATCGAACGGCTGGGCGCGCCTCGCCGCGCGCGCGCAAGCGACGCCCTCGGCGCAGCACCAAAGAGCGTCGGCGCACTCTCCGACGAGAACTCGTAA
- a CDS encoding efflux RND transporter periplasmic adaptor subunit has product MTKRTACRVMALLLGGLAFACGGEREGTSGARRAARSLPVRQASVVTRDVVYKVEALGSLEPAELGQITAEVAGAVKEVRFQAGDRVTPSTVLARIDPERYRLEAAKAEATHRKAVADAERAQAELTRREALARDRLVAEEELARARIEAERLAAEAASAQASLDIARLAERRSEVRPPRAGEINTRSVDTGQFVSVGNVLATLVDLGRLRLRFKVSDVESLRAEKNPSVRFRVATLGDREFAATVYHVGAVADPATRQVEVLAWVDNPGALRPGFFAEVTLATEKHADALVVPEGAVQASERGFVVYVVEDGIARQRAVRIGLRTGGGEVEILSGLAAGEQIVTEGSDRLADGIAVEAVAGGTSTAQGSPAASGGN; this is encoded by the coding sequence GTGACCAAGCGAACGGCATGTCGAGTGATGGCGCTGCTCCTCGGTGGGCTCGCCTTCGCCTGTGGTGGAGAACGCGAGGGCACGAGCGGCGCCCGCCGGGCCGCGCGCAGCCTGCCGGTGCGGCAGGCGAGCGTGGTGACGCGCGACGTGGTCTACAAGGTCGAAGCGCTCGGCTCGCTCGAACCGGCCGAGCTCGGCCAGATCACCGCCGAGGTCGCCGGCGCCGTCAAGGAGGTGCGCTTCCAGGCGGGCGACCGCGTCACGCCGTCGACGGTCCTGGCGCGCATCGATCCCGAACGCTACCGCCTCGAGGCCGCGAAGGCCGAAGCGACGCACCGCAAGGCGGTCGCCGACGCCGAGCGCGCCCAGGCCGAGCTCACGCGGCGCGAGGCGCTGGCGCGCGATCGCCTGGTTGCCGAGGAGGAGCTGGCGCGCGCGCGGATCGAAGCCGAACGGCTGGCGGCGGAGGCCGCGTCGGCGCAGGCTTCGCTCGACATCGCCCGCCTCGCCGAGCGGCGCTCCGAGGTCCGCCCGCCGCGCGCCGGCGAGATCAACACGCGCAGCGTCGACACCGGGCAGTTCGTTTCGGTGGGCAACGTGCTGGCGACGCTGGTCGACCTCGGACGGCTGCGGCTGCGCTTCAAGGTCTCCGACGTCGAGTCGCTGCGCGCCGAGAAGAACCCGTCGGTGCGCTTCCGCGTCGCCACGCTCGGCGATCGCGAGTTCGCGGCGACCGTCTATCACGTCGGTGCGGTGGCCGATCCGGCGACGCGGCAGGTCGAAGTGCTCGCCTGGGTCGACAACCCCGGCGCGCTGCGTCCGGGCTTCTTCGCCGAGGTGACGCTCGCCACCGAGAAGCACGCCGACGCCCTCGTCGTGCCGGAGGGCGCCGTGCAGGCGAGCGAACGCGGCTTCGTCGTCTACGTCGTCGAGGACGGGATCGCCCGCCAGCGCGCCGTGCGGATCGGCCTGCGCACCGGCGGCGGGGAGGTCGAGATCCTCTCCGGTCTCGCCGCCGGCGAGCAGATCGTCACCGAAGGCTCCGACCGCCTCGCCGACGGCATCGCCGTCGAAGCGGTCGCCGGCGGCACCTCCACGGCCCAGGGCTCTCCGGCCGCCAGCGGCGGGAACTGA
- a CDS encoding TRAP transporter large permease subunit, with product MPSGRGARARASERGVKRLIAAAHRCEEGLLTGAFLLAIALPLSEAVGRPLGGWHVPGTAVYVQQLTLWLALLGGLLAARDGGHLTLSTAEFLREGTTARRLATGFAAAVGTAVTAVLAYGAAQVVLANRQQGERLPFGAPLWWSELVMPVAFALIALRLAWRNEAGWSGRIAAWLAAGGAFALGWLAEPPSGIFFWLLVGAVLLAAVVGAPVFTAMAGVGLLLFFADSTPVSAVPAEIYRLVASPTLPAIPLLTACGYVLAESRAAERLVRFFRALFGWLPGGIALLVAGVCALFTTFTGGSGITILALGGLVYPMLREEGYSERFALGLVTAGGSLGLLFPPSLPVILFAVVASAPADDLFVAGFVPALLLVGLTAGYGMWVGRRQQRAAPPFSWRELGAAAWAAKWEVSVPLLVVGLFASGVATMVETAAAAAAYALFVECVVMREIHPWRDLPRVLLKGGRLVGGVLVLLASAMGLTSYLVDAQIPDRLLALAQAHIDSKLVFLLALNVFLLVLGSVLEIYSAIVVLTPLVVPLGVAFGIDPLHLGVIFLANLELGFLFPPVGLNLFLSASRFSVPITRLYRDVWPFFALRAAGVLLVTYLPWLSLALPRLLAKSP from the coding sequence ATGCCGAGCGGGCGCGGAGCAAGGGCAAGGGCAAGTGAGCGCGGCGTGAAGCGACTGATCGCCGCCGCGCACCGGTGCGAAGAGGGTCTGCTCACCGGAGCCTTCCTGCTCGCCATCGCCCTGCCGCTCAGCGAAGCGGTCGGCAGGCCACTCGGCGGATGGCACGTCCCGGGCACCGCCGTCTACGTCCAGCAGCTGACGCTCTGGCTGGCCTTGCTCGGCGGCCTTCTCGCCGCGCGCGACGGCGGTCACCTGACGCTCTCCACCGCCGAGTTCCTGCGCGAGGGGACGACGGCGCGGCGTCTCGCCACCGGCTTCGCCGCCGCCGTCGGCACGGCGGTGACGGCGGTGCTCGCCTACGGCGCGGCCCAGGTCGTGCTCGCCAACCGTCAGCAGGGCGAACGGCTGCCGTTCGGCGCCCCGCTCTGGTGGAGCGAGCTGGTGATGCCGGTGGCCTTCGCGCTGATCGCCCTGCGCCTGGCTTGGCGCAACGAGGCCGGCTGGAGCGGGAGGATCGCCGCGTGGCTGGCGGCCGGGGGCGCGTTCGCCCTCGGCTGGCTCGCCGAGCCGCCCTCCGGCATCTTCTTCTGGCTGTTGGTCGGCGCGGTGCTCCTCGCCGCAGTGGTCGGAGCGCCGGTCTTCACCGCGATGGCCGGCGTCGGCCTGCTGCTCTTCTTCGCCGACTCGACCCCGGTCTCCGCGGTCCCGGCCGAGATCTACCGGCTCGTCGCCTCGCCCACCCTGCCGGCGATCCCGCTGCTCACCGCCTGCGGCTACGTGCTCGCCGAGTCGCGCGCCGCCGAGCGACTGGTGCGCTTCTTCCGCGCCCTCTTCGGCTGGCTGCCGGGGGGGATCGCCCTGCTGGTCGCCGGCGTCTGCGCCCTCTTCACCACCTTCACCGGCGGCTCGGGGATCACCATCCTCGCCCTCGGCGGCCTCGTCTACCCGATGCTGCGCGAGGAGGGCTACTCGGAGCGCTTTGCGCTCGGCCTGGTCACCGCCGGCGGCAGCCTCGGGCTGCTCTTCCCGCCGAGCCTGCCGGTGATCCTCTTCGCCGTCGTGGCGAGCGCGCCGGCCGACGACCTGTTCGTCGCCGGCTTCGTCCCGGCGCTGCTGCTCGTCGGCCTGACCGCCGGCTACGGCATGTGGGTCGGCCGGCGGCAGCAGCGCGCCGCACCGCCATTCTCCTGGCGCGAGCTCGGCGCCGCGGCGTGGGCGGCGAAGTGGGAGGTCTCGGTCCCGCTGCTCGTCGTCGGGCTCTTCGCCAGCGGCGTCGCGACGATGGTCGAGACCGCCGCGGCGGCCGCCGCCTACGCGCTCTTCGTCGAATGCGTCGTCATGCGCGAGATCCACCCGTGGCGCGACCTGCCGCGCGTCCTGCTCAAGGGCGGGCGATTGGTGGGCGGCGTGCTGGTGCTCTTGGCGAGCGCCATGGGGCTGACGTCGTACCTGGTCGACGCCCAGATCCCCGACCGCCTCCTGGCGCTCGCCCAGGCGCACATCGACTCGAAGCTGGTCTTCCTGCTGGCGCTCAACGTCTTCTTGCTCGTGCTCGGCTCGGTGCTCGAAATCTACTCGGCGATCGTCGTCCTCACCCCGCTCGTCGTGCCGCTCGGCGTCGCCTTCGGCATCGACCCGCTGCACCTCGGAGTGATCTTCCTCGCCAACCTCGAGCTCGGCTTCCTCTTCCCGCCGGTGGGGTTGAATCTCTTCCTCTCCGCCTCGCGCTTCTCGGTGCCGATCACTCGGCTTTACCGCGACGTCTGGCCGTTCTTCGCCCTGCGCGCCGCCGGCGTGCTGCTCGTCACCTACCTGCCCTGGCTCTCGCTCGCCCTGCCCCGCCTCCTCGCCAAGTCGCCCTGA
- the dctP gene encoding TRAP transporter substrate-binding protein DctP: protein MRLRTFFLPLVVACTLAALSPAAASAQKVTIKIATLVPQGSAWHTTLQEMAQRWQELSGGRVTVRLYAGGVAGDDGDVVRKMRLGTLDGGLLSPAGLAEIDRSSNALLIPLAYASYEELEAVSAGLTPTIAQAFSGKGFVLLSWADAGWVRFFTKSAVRTPTDLKGQKLYAWNGDPATIELWKAAGFNPVPLPATEISTALQTGMITAVPTSPQAAVLLQWYEKAPFMTDLPWAVLVGGMVLSDAAWKKIPEELHGPFVESARETGRKLSQQTRESAAGFVEAMTKRGLTVVAVDAAARADWQHAAEAAYPKLREGFLPSALLDQALALRDAERARSKGKGK from the coding sequence ATGCGACTGCGCACGTTCTTCCTTCCCCTCGTCGTCGCCTGCACCCTCGCCGCCCTCTCGCCCGCGGCGGCGTCGGCGCAGAAGGTGACGATCAAGATCGCCACCCTCGTGCCCCAGGGCTCGGCCTGGCACACCACGTTGCAGGAGATGGCCCAACGCTGGCAGGAGCTCTCCGGCGGGCGCGTCACCGTGCGGCTCTATGCCGGCGGCGTGGCCGGCGACGACGGCGACGTGGTGCGCAAGATGCGGCTCGGCACGCTCGACGGCGGCCTGCTGTCGCCGGCGGGGCTCGCCGAGATCGACCGCTCGTCGAACGCCCTGCTGATCCCGCTCGCCTACGCGAGCTACGAGGAGCTCGAGGCGGTCTCCGCCGGACTGACGCCGACGATCGCCCAGGCGTTCTCCGGCAAGGGCTTCGTGCTGCTCTCCTGGGCCGACGCCGGCTGGGTCCGCTTCTTCACCAAGAGCGCGGTGCGCACGCCGACCGACCTCAAGGGGCAGAAGCTCTACGCCTGGAACGGCGACCCGGCGACGATCGAGCTCTGGAAGGCCGCCGGCTTCAACCCGGTGCCGCTCCCGGCCACCGAGATCTCGACGGCGTTGCAGACCGGGATGATCACCGCCGTGCCGACCTCGCCGCAGGCCGCCGTGCTGCTGCAGTGGTACGAGAAGGCGCCGTTCATGACCGATCTGCCCTGGGCGGTGCTCGTCGGCGGCATGGTGCTCTCCGACGCGGCCTGGAAGAAGATCCCCGAGGAGCTGCACGGGCCGTTCGTCGAGTCGGCGCGCGAGACCGGCCGCAAGCTCTCGCAGCAGACGCGCGAAAGCGCCGCCGGCTTCGTCGAGGCGATGACCAAGCGCGGTCTCACCGTCGTCGCGGTCGACGCCGCCGCCCGCGCCGACTGGCAACACGCCGCCGAAGCGGCCTACCCGAAGCTGCGCGAGGGCTTCCTCCCCTCGGCGCTCCTCGACCAGGCGCTCGCCCTGCGCGATGCCGAGCGGGCGCGGAGCAAGGGCAAGGGCAAGTGA